In Psychrobacter sp. P11G3, a single genomic region encodes these proteins:
- a CDS encoding chemotaxis protein CheX, with the protein MKEQKLQIFLSIISNYFDQFGGEELIADTPYLLENKQPKVHDYTGVIGISGGQKGVVYFSATRDLLSSILDSMGETDKSEENYVDLAGEVANTIAGNARKEFGSEFHISVPFVFKGAPQSIVLPNDERSFIIPITWHSQVGEIVVCLQD; encoded by the coding sequence ATGAAAGAGCAAAAGCTACAGATTTTTTTAAGTATTATTAGTAATTATTTTGACCAGTTTGGTGGAGAAGAGCTTATTGCCGACACTCCTTACTTACTAGAAAACAAACAGCCAAAAGTCCACGATTATACGGGCGTGATTGGTATATCTGGTGGCCAAAAAGGCGTGGTGTATTTTTCGGCGACGCGTGACTTGTTGTCTTCAATCTTAGACAGCATGGGCGAAACCGATAAAAGCGAAGAGAACTATGTAGATCTGGCTGGGGAAGTGGCCAATACAATCGCAGGCAATGCACGTAAAGAGTTTGGCTCAGAGTTTCATATCTCTGTACCATTTGTGTTCAAAGGTGCGCCGCAAAGTATTGTATTGCCGAACGATGAGCGTTCTTTTATCATCCCCATCACTTGGCATTCTCAAGTAGGCGAGATTGTGGTTTGTTTGCAAGATTAA
- a CDS encoding FKBP-type peptidyl-prolyl cis-trans isomerase — MTQSQFINPNEDTRIAHGSLVKLHFEVSLENGTIIDSTFNRDAPVSLTIGDESLLPGFEQVLMNLRAGDTRTAHLEPEQAFGEWNPENIQHFSRTQFALVADNPEIGMMVEFEDKGKNTLPGTISAIDEDQVEVDFNHPLAGQDVLFKVKIFKVTPPGVTGIKLM, encoded by the coding sequence ATGACTCAATCTCAATTTATTAATCCAAACGAAGACACTCGTATCGCTCATGGTAGCCTTGTGAAGTTACACTTTGAAGTTTCACTAGAGAACGGCACCATCATTGACTCAACCTTTAATCGTGATGCACCTGTGTCTTTGACCATTGGTGATGAGAGCTTGTTACCTGGCTTTGAGCAAGTACTAATGAATCTACGCGCCGGTGACACTCGTACCGCACACCTTGAGCCAGAGCAAGCTTTTGGCGAGTGGAATCCTGAAAACATCCAACATTTTAGCCGTACTCAGTTTGCTCTAGTCGCTGACAATCCAGAAATTGGTATGATGGTTGAGTTCGAAGACAAAGGCAAAAATACGCTGCCGGGTACGATTAGCGCCATCGATGAAGACCAAGTCGAAGTAGACTTTAACCACCCACTGGCAGGACAAGACGTATTATTCAAAGTAAAAATCTTTAAAGTCACACCGCCCGGTGTCACAGGCATCAAGTTAATGTAG
- the hflX gene encoding ribosome rescue GTPase HflX has translation MDYFERHEGGERAILVHLDIRQIQDPDDLSEFELLADSAGADRLALVTGSRSRPDAKYFVGSGKAEEIAELVREHEADIVLFNHSLSPSQERNIEALVKCRVLDRTGLILDIFAQRARTYEGKLQVELAQLNHLSTRLVRGWTHLERQKGGIGLRGPGETQLETDRRLLQTRVNQLKSKLEKVRQTRAQGRARRQKSDVPTISLVGYTNAGKSTLFNRLVDENIYAADKLFATLDPTLRRLDWQGVGRVVLVDTVGFVRHLPHELVESFHATLEETLEADLLLHVIDSSSEDMHEQIQAVKEVLAEIDNDVPVLNVYNKIDLTDEPAHIGYASEGQPNRVYVSSRQNLGMEELTLAVQQLLTGKLTTFDLTLPYDAGQFKNTLYELGVIEEESYDDTGRECLTIRLPSDRLRQLLGQANLKPIDVLPLAQATLLMPVLEEFEKVDDVEEPTMTEAEEKAFDEFDALHSETADSEK, from the coding sequence TTGGATTATTTTGAAAGACATGAAGGTGGCGAACGCGCCATTTTAGTACATTTAGACATCCGCCAAATTCAAGATCCTGATGATCTTAGTGAATTTGAGCTGTTGGCTGATTCAGCAGGTGCCGATCGTTTGGCATTAGTCACTGGATCACGCTCACGCCCTGACGCAAAATACTTCGTTGGTAGCGGAAAAGCAGAAGAAATCGCAGAACTAGTGCGCGAACACGAAGCCGATATCGTACTGTTTAACCACAGCCTGTCGCCATCACAAGAGCGTAATATCGAAGCGCTAGTGAAATGCCGCGTGTTGGATCGTACTGGTTTAATTTTGGATATTTTTGCGCAGCGTGCCCGTACCTACGAAGGTAAGCTGCAAGTAGAGCTGGCTCAGCTTAACCATCTATCAACACGTCTGGTACGTGGTTGGACGCATTTGGAACGTCAAAAAGGTGGTATTGGTCTGCGTGGACCGGGTGAAACCCAGCTTGAGACCGATCGCCGTCTACTACAGACTCGCGTCAACCAGCTAAAGAGCAAGCTAGAAAAAGTCCGTCAAACCCGTGCGCAAGGCCGCGCTCGTCGCCAAAAATCTGATGTACCGACCATCTCGCTGGTCGGCTACACCAATGCGGGCAAATCTACTTTGTTCAATCGTTTGGTCGATGAAAACATCTACGCTGCTGACAAACTATTTGCGACGCTAGACCCTACTCTGCGCCGTTTAGACTGGCAGGGAGTTGGTCGTGTCGTCTTAGTCGATACAGTTGGTTTTGTCCGTCATCTGCCGCATGAGCTGGTTGAGTCTTTTCATGCAACCCTAGAAGAAACGTTAGAAGCAGACTTGTTATTGCACGTCATTGATTCCTCTAGCGAAGACATGCACGAGCAGATTCAAGCGGTCAAAGAGGTATTGGCAGAAATCGATAACGATGTACCTGTGCTCAATGTCTACAACAAGATTGATCTGACTGATGAGCCTGCACATATCGGCTATGCTAGCGAAGGTCAGCCAAACCGCGTCTATGTCTCTTCTAGACAGAATCTCGGTATGGAAGAGCTAACGCTTGCCGTACAGCAACTGCTGACAGGTAAACTGACGACGTTTGATTTGACCTTGCCGTATGATGCTGGACAGTTCAAAAACACTCTATATGAATTGGGTGTTATTGAAGAAGAAAGTTACGACGATACAGGTCGTGAATGTCTGACAATTCGTTTGCCAAGTGACCGTCTAAGACAGCTACTGGGTCAAGCTAACTTGAAACCTATCGATGTGTTGCCACTTGCACAAGCAACATTGCTGATGCCAGTACTCGAAGAGTTTGAGAAGGTTGATGACGTTGAAGAGCCAACCATGACAGAGGCTGAAGAAAAAGCGTTTGACGAGTTTGATGCATTACACTCAGAAACAGCTGATTCAGAAAAATAA
- a CDS encoding lytic transglycosylase domain-containing protein, translated as MINTATSMTRCLSSLLLSAIALSTFSVAANAGNMYIYKDKGGQVLLTNVNPSGNFDKFTKKVKVTYYKDSKMYDGSSDSYGSSAASNSGSRNSYDSYIRASAERNGVDPALMKAMMHTESAFNPNARSPVGAQGLMQLMPATARRFNVSNPWNPADNIEGSAKYIAWLMRRFNNNVEHAVAGYNAGEGNVDKYGGIPPFKETRNYVQRVMSRYHSLYKNDAGLFGASISANNQTSSTSTSNGLQNVSYGTSSNVNSASYANSAYAALR; from the coding sequence ATGATAAATACGGCTACTTCAATGACTCGCTGCTTATCTTCCCTTTTACTAAGTGCCATTGCTCTTTCGACCTTTTCTGTCGCTGCCAATGCAGGCAATATGTATATTTATAAAGACAAAGGTGGACAAGTACTGTTGACCAACGTCAATCCTAGTGGAAATTTTGATAAGTTTACGAAAAAAGTAAAAGTAACTTATTATAAAGACTCTAAGATGTATGACGGAAGTAGCGATAGCTATGGTAGCAGCGCCGCTAGCAATAGCGGAAGTCGCAACTCTTACGACAGCTACATTCGTGCGTCCGCTGAGCGCAATGGTGTTGACCCTGCCCTAATGAAAGCGATGATGCATACTGAATCAGCTTTCAATCCAAATGCACGTTCACCAGTAGGCGCACAAGGTCTGATGCAGTTGATGCCAGCAACTGCGCGCCGCTTCAATGTGAGCAACCCTTGGAACCCTGCAGATAATATCGAAGGATCAGCCAAATATATCGCGTGGCTCATGCGCCGCTTCAATAACAATGTCGAACATGCTGTCGCAGGCTACAATGCGGGCGAAGGCAATGTCGATAAATATGGTGGCATCCCTCCATTCAAAGAAACACGTAACTATGTTCAAAGAGTGATGAGCCGTTATCATAGCTTGTATAAGAACGATGCAGGACTGTTTGGTGCGAGTATCAGTGCTAACAATCAAACCAGTAGCACCAGTACCAGTAATGGCTTACAAAATGTCAGTTACGGCACCAGCAGCAATGTGAATAGTGCCAGCTATGCCAACTCAGCCTATGCTGCTTTACGCTAA
- the rpsB gene encoding 30S ribosomal protein S2 — protein sequence MATKNPTKIEMRDLLQAGAHFGHQTRFWNPKMGPYIFGARNKIHIINLEHTVKAFNEALTYVNGLAAKKNKVLFVGTKRAASGIVREQAARAGMPYVDHRWLGGMLTNWKTLRQSINRLKELEKQAEDGTFAKLTKREALERTRDMEKLERSLGGIKDMGGLPDAIFVVDVDHEAIAIKEAKNLGIPVIGIVDTNSSPDNVDYIIPANDDAIRAVTLYVTSMADAIIAGKEYAQTQAGGKAEQAPAATEEAPAAEEAAATPAE from the coding sequence ATGGCTACAAAGAATCCAACCAAAATCGAAATGCGCGACTTACTACAAGCAGGCGCTCACTTTGGTCACCAAACACGTTTTTGGAACCCAAAAATGGGTCCATACATCTTTGGCGCACGTAACAAAATCCATATCATCAACTTAGAGCACACCGTAAAAGCGTTCAACGAAGCGTTGACTTACGTAAACGGCCTAGCTGCTAAGAAAAACAAAGTATTATTTGTTGGTACTAAACGCGCTGCAAGCGGTATCGTACGTGAGCAAGCAGCTCGCGCTGGCATGCCATACGTTGACCATCGCTGGTTAGGTGGTATGTTGACTAACTGGAAAACACTACGCCAGTCAATCAACCGTCTAAAAGAGCTAGAAAAGCAAGCAGAAGACGGTACTTTCGCTAAGCTAACTAAGCGTGAAGCGCTAGAGCGTACTCGCGATATGGAAAAACTTGAGCGTTCACTAGGTGGTATCAAAGACATGGGCGGCCTACCTGACGCTATCTTCGTAGTAGACGTAGATCACGAAGCTATCGCTATTAAAGAAGCCAAGAACTTGGGTATCCCAGTTATCGGTATCGTTGATACTAACTCTAGCCCAGACAACGTTGACTACATCATCCCAGCTAACGATGATGCTATCCGTGCTGTGACTTTGTACGTAACTTCTATGGCTGATGCTATCATCGCTGGTAAAGAATACGCACAAACTCAAGCTGGTGGTAAAGCTGAGCAAGCACCTGCTGCAACTGAAGAAGCGCCAGCTGCAGAAGAAGCTGCTGCAACTCCAGCAGAATAA
- a CDS encoding response regulator translates to MHKLMIVDDSNIIRNRIQRAYDSGKFMLVATATSGVQAIEKFNVHRPDVITMDLTMPQMDGLECIEKIIAIDPEVRILVVSALSDKATGIEALSLGASGFLCKPFSEEELVESLYELMQD, encoded by the coding sequence ATGCATAAGTTAATGATTGTTGATGATTCAAATATTATTAGAAACCGTATTCAGCGCGCATACGATTCAGGAAAGTTCATGTTGGTTGCGACAGCGACCAGCGGTGTTCAAGCCATCGAAAAGTTCAATGTCCATCGTCCTGATGTGATCACCATGGACCTAACCATGCCACAAATGGATGGGCTAGAATGTATTGAAAAAATCATCGCGATTGATCCTGAAGTACGCATTTTAGTGGTATCAGCGTTATCTGACAAAGCCACAGGTATTGAAGCACTGTCGTTAGGTGCCAGCGGCTTTTTGTGCAAGCCTTTTTCGGAAGAGGAGCTTGTAGAGTCTTTGTATGAGCTGATGCAAGACTAA
- a CDS encoding aldo/keto reductase: MQYQTLPQLDEKVSKICLGTMTWGQQNTESEAHEQMDMALSEGVNFWDTAEMYPSPPDKDKQGDTERFMGTWFNKTKQRDKVILASKISPMNFLRDGQTRFNAQHISSAIDGNLERLQTDYIDIYQLHWPERQANFFGQRGYDEEMAAQSLDDLTPFLETIQALNDEIKKGRIRAYGLSNDTAWGLMRYLWEADKNGLIPPLTVQNPYSLLNRLYEVGMAEIAHRENVGLLAYSPLGFGVLSGKYLDGKRPTGARLTMYDRFGRYVNEQAKSATEQYAKIAADAGLDMAQMSLAFVNSRHFVTSNIIGATTTEQLKSNIDSVNVELTEDVLEAIEAVHTQQPNPSP; encoded by the coding sequence ATGCAGTATCAAACGTTACCGCAACTCGATGAAAAAGTATCTAAAATCTGTCTAGGCACGATGACATGGGGACAGCAAAATACTGAGTCCGAAGCACATGAGCAAATGGACATGGCACTCAGTGAAGGTGTGAATTTTTGGGATACCGCCGAGATGTACCCGTCACCACCAGATAAAGACAAACAAGGCGATACTGAACGCTTTATGGGCACTTGGTTTAACAAGACCAAACAACGTGACAAAGTCATTCTTGCCAGCAAAATATCACCAATGAACTTTTTGCGTGATGGACAAACGCGCTTTAACGCACAGCATATCAGCAGCGCTATCGATGGTAATTTGGAACGTCTACAAACAGACTATATTGATATCTATCAGCTGCATTGGCCAGAGCGTCAAGCGAATTTCTTTGGTCAGCGCGGCTATGATGAAGAGATGGCGGCACAGTCATTAGACGATTTAACCCCATTTTTAGAGACTATTCAGGCCTTAAATGATGAGATCAAAAAAGGTCGTATTCGTGCTTATGGTCTATCGAATGATACCGCGTGGGGACTGATGCGCTATCTATGGGAAGCAGATAAGAATGGCCTAATTCCACCACTTACCGTGCAAAACCCATATAGCCTATTGAACCGCTTATATGAAGTTGGTATGGCTGAGATAGCCCATCGTGAAAACGTTGGTCTACTTGCGTATTCTCCGCTTGGTTTTGGTGTATTGTCTGGCAAATACCTTGATGGTAAACGTCCTACTGGCGCACGTCTGACCATGTATGATCGTTTCGGTCGTTATGTAAATGAGCAGGCCAAATCAGCCACTGAACAATATGCCAAGATAGCTGCTGATGCAGGTTTGGACATGGCGCAGATGTCATTGGCTTTTGTAAACTCTCGTCACTTTGTCACCAGCAACATTATTGGGGCAACGACGACCGAGCAACTCAAATCAAACATCGACAGTGTCAATGTGGAGCTAACAGAAGATGTATTAGAGGCGATTGAAGCAGTGCATACACAGCAGCCGAATCCATCGCCATAG
- a CDS encoding LrgB family protein has product MTFDSVFMATLAAILLTLAAHVIARVLARKLSWLPMVITALVLVLVFLFVLQWDYNNYYSAAKPVFDHLLGYVTVLLAVPLAAMNFKGLPVKKLTLIVAIASVVGALLPMSLAYLFSLSHETLLAFATRSVTTPIGLSVADLIKAPLAMANLIIIVSGLIGGTVARFLFRGINDNRAKGLALGLAAHAFGTVEAWQISHTAGRYAAFGLAVNGLVTAVWVPIFISAIGI; this is encoded by the coding sequence ATGACTTTTGACAGCGTATTTATGGCAACCCTAGCCGCAATATTATTGACATTAGCAGCACATGTAATTGCACGTGTATTGGCACGTAAATTATCATGGCTACCGATGGTCATTACCGCACTTGTTCTAGTACTTGTTTTCCTATTTGTACTGCAATGGGATTACAACAACTATTACAGCGCGGCAAAACCTGTATTTGACCATCTGTTAGGATATGTGACAGTACTCTTGGCTGTGCCACTGGCGGCGATGAACTTTAAAGGCTTACCAGTCAAAAAGCTCACTTTAATTGTCGCTATTGCTAGCGTCGTTGGCGCATTATTGCCTATGTCACTGGCTTACTTATTTTCACTCAGCCATGAGACCCTATTGGCTTTCGCTACCCGTTCTGTGACTACGCCGATTGGCCTGAGTGTCGCAGATTTAATCAAAGCACCACTGGCAATGGCTAACCTAATTATCATCGTCTCAGGTCTAATAGGTGGTACGGTCGCGCGCTTTTTGTTCCGCGGTATCAATGACAACCGAGCCAAAGGTCTAGCACTGGGGTTAGCAGCTCACGCGTTTGGAACAGTAGAGGCATGGCAAATCAGTCATACAGCAGGACGTTATGCTGCATTTGGATTGGCAGTGAACGGGTTAGTTACCGCAGTTTGGGTGCCTATCTTTATCAGTGCTATCGGTATCTAG
- the tsf gene encoding translation elongation factor Ts: MTEVKVSAKMVKELRDRTGLGMMECKKALEESNGDVEVAIDNLRKSGQAKAAKKAGNIAADGAIIIAQGENKAFLLEVNCQTDFVAKDDSFTAFAEKVANLALENNVTDVAAISELSYGEGQTVEEARVSLVQKIGENIQIRRVETLEGANIAAYRHGLRIGVVVSFEGGDADTGKNLAMHIAAFNPVAVDDEDVAADVLAREKDIIEAKARESGKPDNIVEKMIEGGLRKYLDEVTLLRQPYVMDNDKKVGEVLKAEGVKVLGFKRLEVGEGIEKKQEDFAAEVAATQAANK, from the coding sequence ATGACAGAAGTAAAAGTATCTGCCAAAATGGTAAAAGAATTGCGTGACCGTACTGGTCTTGGCATGATGGAATGTAAAAAAGCGTTAGAAGAATCAAACGGTGATGTTGAAGTTGCCATTGATAACCTACGTAAATCTGGTCAAGCTAAAGCAGCTAAAAAAGCAGGTAACATCGCAGCTGACGGCGCTATCATCATCGCTCAAGGCGAAAACAAAGCATTCTTGTTAGAAGTTAACTGCCAGACTGACTTCGTTGCAAAAGATGACAGCTTCACTGCATTTGCAGAAAAAGTTGCTAACCTTGCACTAGAAAACAACGTAACTGACGTTGCTGCTATCTCTGAATTGTCTTATGGCGAAGGTCAGACTGTTGAAGAAGCACGTGTATCACTAGTACAGAAAATCGGTGAAAACATCCAGATTCGCCGTGTTGAAACACTTGAAGGTGCTAACATCGCTGCATACCGTCATGGTCTACGTATCGGTGTAGTTGTATCTTTTGAAGGCGGCGACGCTGACACTGGTAAAAACCTTGCTATGCATATCGCTGCATTCAACCCTGTTGCTGTAGATGACGAAGATGTTGCTGCTGACGTATTGGCACGCGAAAAAGACATCATCGAAGCAAAAGCTCGTGAGTCTGGCAAGCCTGACAACATCGTTGAAAAAATGATCGAAGGTGGCCTACGTAAGTACCTAGACGAAGTAACTTTACTACGTCAGCCATACGTTATGGACAACGACAAAAAAGTTGGTGAAGTCCTAAAAGCTGAAGGCGTAAAAGTACTTGGTTTCAAACGTCTAGAAGTTGGTGAAGGCATCGAGAAGAAGCAAGAAGACTTCGCTGCTGAAGTTGCTGCAACTCAGGCTGCCAACAAGTAA
- a CDS encoding chemotaxis protein CheX: MVKVEKLGVFLSSINAFFAQIDGSEVSIDTPYLNNNKSAIGFDYSGVIKISGPLEGCVYVSAPSVMLREVIKVMGEPDSSITMMKDLLGEMANTISGNARTEFGSEFIISPPHIVESAPSVSYLPKDRQSYITPFTWRGYKAVIGICIA; the protein is encoded by the coding sequence ATGGTTAAAGTAGAAAAATTGGGTGTGTTTCTAAGCTCGATCAATGCGTTTTTTGCGCAAATCGATGGCTCGGAAGTGTCAATTGATACCCCTTACTTGAACAACAACAAAAGTGCGATTGGCTTTGATTATAGCGGTGTCATTAAGATATCAGGGCCTTTGGAAGGCTGCGTCTATGTCAGTGCACCAAGCGTGATGTTGCGAGAAGTCATCAAAGTGATGGGCGAGCCTGACTCTTCAATCACGATGATGAAAGATTTGTTGGGTGAAATGGCCAATACAATCTCAGGTAACGCTCGGACAGAGTTTGGTTCAGAGTTTATTATCTCGCCGCCGCACATTGTTGAGAGTGCGCCAAGCGTGTCTTATTTACCTAAAGACCGTCAAAGCTATATCACACCATTTACGTGGCGTGGTTACAAAGCAGTCATCGGTATTTGCATTGCATAA
- a CDS encoding lysophospholipid acyltransferase family protein: MSQAKSSFSLRRQLSRGRQVAGMTTTMVGGIRAAKRIGAFKQPPRETLPRYIQTFCRKMAGSFGVKVVEVEPVEQFHGLWVSNHVSWMDIPVVGTVSPAFFLSKAEIGEWPVFGKLAHAAGTLFIERGSGDASSVSAQIADFLAKGFSIIFFPEATTTSGKKVKRIHGTLLQAAIDADVPIRPIIIAYVNKDGTLSDALPYYGKLTMKESMKKVLDSKNVTAYVLPLAPIDPEGRNKSELTNLLQARMNEGLAELHSRVLSAPVED; the protein is encoded by the coding sequence ATGAGCCAAGCTAAATCAAGCTTTTCACTCAGACGACAGTTGAGCCGAGGCAGACAGGTTGCTGGTATGACCACGACCATGGTCGGCGGCATACGCGCGGCAAAGCGTATCGGTGCATTTAAGCAGCCACCACGCGAAACCCTACCGCGCTATATCCAGACATTCTGCCGCAAGATGGCAGGCTCTTTTGGGGTAAAAGTGGTAGAAGTGGAACCTGTAGAGCAGTTCCATGGCTTGTGGGTATCGAATCATGTGTCATGGATGGATATCCCTGTCGTTGGTACTGTAAGCCCAGCGTTCTTTTTATCCAAGGCTGAAATCGGTGAATGGCCTGTATTTGGCAAACTTGCTCATGCCGCAGGGACGCTTTTCATCGAGCGTGGCTCCGGTGATGCAAGCTCAGTATCGGCGCAGATTGCTGACTTTTTAGCCAAAGGATTTTCGATTATTTTCTTCCCTGAGGCGACCACTACCAGTGGTAAAAAAGTAAAGCGCATTCATGGAACATTGTTGCAAGCAGCCATAGATGCTGATGTGCCTATCAGACCGATCATCATCGCTTATGTCAACAAAGACGGCACATTAAGCGACGCATTGCCATATTATGGTAAGCTTACGATGAAAGAAAGCATGAAAAAAGTGCTCGATAGCAAAAACGTGACCGCTTATGTATTGCCACTCGCGCCTATAGATCCAGAAGGTCGTAACAAAAGCGAGCTGACCAATTTATTGCAAGCACGCATGAACGAAGGATTGGCTGAGCTGCACTCAAGAGTCCTTAGCGCACCAGTTGAAGACTGA
- a CDS encoding ATP-binding protein has translation MATVPNVDNKRYQGLIISIALFLSLIGALLAFTFYTSNLLERNTALIDQTNQVANSAQAVIKDLFDLDSSYGEDTNSPHIQRVLSRLEQNTALITSSIAAIEQGSTITDAEGNSYDLPKIDSQAQTNIAAANEQWEALEPKIQTYLKDADNIMVPSADELTQAVEQAKTSSLFINDSLDNLTKDVFDSAQRQATTIRLIQVLGVAAIFTYFLIFVFFFVRRLRETDAEALAARQETQEIMETVNTGLFLLDKDLNIGQQHSRALNNIIGSDRLAGENFTNVLRGRISDKDLKTTQQFIEQLYNPRVKEKLVDSLNPLNKVMLHNLSEDKNLDNRFLDFKFSRVYDNKDIARILVNVNDVSDAVYLEQRLEKERSQNDMQIEMLTTILNVNPKIINEFIGNTQAHIEKMNNILKNPGSSQYELEGKLKAIYREMHSLKGEASALKLHSFTKIASDAEDKLHALQNQGQLSGNDFLPLAVHLDDLLSLSNTIATLGERINRSAPSAAKASTVQAPVATQNPVADHAASNADFDGGLDIDLDNEADDDLLSFYNEFTKEIAARQGKQVQLKSTTLTQTSIPAHLAKPIKEISIQLLRNAVVHGIESPSVRHTAGKTDIGTIDLEVQDNGSNFMLVVQDDGQGINYDSIRNKLIKEGRFGTEEANQLSKGDLLKQLFSSGFSTKEHADEDGGRGVGLDIIKAKVKEYDGKLNVNSELGQMTRFVITLPKA, from the coding sequence ATGGCAACCGTACCTAATGTCGACAATAAGCGCTATCAAGGTCTGATTATTTCAATTGCACTATTTTTATCTCTAATCGGTGCTTTGCTTGCGTTCACGTTTTATACCTCAAATTTATTAGAACGAAACACAGCTTTAATTGACCAAACTAACCAAGTTGCAAACAGTGCACAGGCAGTAATTAAAGATCTTTTCGATTTAGACAGTAGTTATGGTGAGGATACTAACTCTCCGCACATACAACGAGTGCTAAGCCGTTTAGAACAAAATACTGCGCTAATCACCAGCTCGATTGCTGCTATTGAGCAAGGCAGTACAATTACAGATGCAGAAGGTAATAGCTATGACTTGCCAAAAATTGATAGTCAAGCACAAACCAATATTGCTGCGGCCAATGAGCAATGGGAAGCGCTAGAGCCTAAGATTCAAACATATCTAAAAGATGCTGATAATATCATGGTACCTTCTGCTGATGAATTGACGCAGGCCGTTGAACAGGCGAAGACATCAAGTTTGTTTATTAACGATTCTTTGGATAATTTGACAAAAGACGTGTTCGATAGTGCACAACGTCAAGCAACTACCATTCGTCTTATTCAGGTACTTGGTGTTGCCGCTATCTTTACCTACTTCCTAATCTTCGTATTCTTCTTTGTACGTCGTCTACGTGAGACGGATGCTGAAGCACTTGCCGCTCGCCAAGAAACGCAAGAGATTATGGAAACGGTAAATACAGGTCTTTTCCTACTTGATAAAGACTTGAATATTGGTCAACAGCATTCTCGAGCGCTGAATAATATCATTGGCTCTGATCGCTTGGCAGGGGAAAACTTTACCAATGTCTTACGTGGTCGTATCTCTGATAAAGACCTTAAGACCACCCAGCAGTTTATTGAGCAGCTCTATAACCCTCGCGTTAAAGAAAAACTGGTAGATTCACTTAACCCATTAAATAAAGTCATGCTGCATAATTTGTCTGAAGACAAAAATCTTGATAACCGCTTCTTAGATTTTAAATTCTCACGTGTTTATGACAATAAAGACATTGCCCGTATCTTGGTCAACGTGAACGATGTATCAGATGCAGTCTACTTAGAACAGCGCCTAGAAAAAGAGCGTTCACAAAACGATATGCAGATTGAGATGTTAACGACTATCTTGAATGTGAATCCAAAGATTATTAATGAGTTTATTGGTAATACACAAGCGCATATCGAGAAAATGAATAATATCTTGAAAAATCCTGGTAGCTCACAATACGAGCTTGAAGGCAAATTGAAAGCTATTTATCGTGAAATGCATAGCTTAAAAGGTGAAGCATCAGCACTAAAACTACATAGCTTTACAAAGATTGCTTCTGATGCTGAAGACAAGTTACATGCATTACAAAACCAAGGTCAGTTGTCTGGTAATGACTTCTTGCCATTGGCAGTACATTTGGATGATTTGCTTAGCTTATCGAACACGATTGCGACGTTGGGTGAGCGTATCAACCGCTCAGCACCGTCAGCAGCTAAGGCGTCAACCGTACAAGCACCAGTCGCTACTCAAAATCCAGTAGCAGATCATGCAGCTAGCAATGCTGACTTCGATGGTGGGCTAGATATCGACTTAGACAATGAAGCAGATGACGATTTATTGTCTTTTTACAATGAATTTACAAAAGAGATTGCTGCAAGACAGGGCAAGCAAGTACAGCTAAAAAGTACGACGCTGACCCAAACGAGCATTCCGGCGCATCTTGCAAAGCCAATCAAAGAAATCAGTATTCAGTTGCTGCGTAATGCGGTAGTACATGGTATCGAGTCGCCAAGTGTGCGTCACACTGCTGGCAAAACTGACATTGGGACCATTGATTTGGAAGTGCAGGACAACGGTTCAAACTTTATGTTGGTTGTGCAAGACGACGGACAAGGCATCAACTACGACAGCATCCGTAATAAGCTGATTAAAGAAGGTCGTTTCGGTACGGAAGAGGCAAATCAGCTTAGTAAAGGCGACTTGCTCAAACAGCTGTTCTCTTCTGGATTCTCTACCAAAGAGCACGCAGATGAAGATGGTGGTCGCGGTGTTGGACTTGATATCATCAAAGCAAAAGTAAAAGAGTATGATGGCAAGCTTAACGTAAATAGCGAGCTGGGTCAGATGACACGGTTTGTCATTACTTTACCTAAAGCTTAA